A single region of the Elizabethkingia sp. JS20170427COW genome encodes:
- a CDS encoding OmpP1/FadL family transporter — protein sequence MKNKLALVLSISAAMYLQAQQGNSYWDFTEIRNSSDVYGNNLEFNSARSVGMAGALGALGGDIASTTINPAGVGVAIAGDFQGTIGFQSNKNTSNLAGSSSMLKDNNTRLSQIGGIIAFPVNSNKWKFVNLGVNYINKDLSNQVLTPGNHNIYSDVDWTDQNGNIVHDKLMYNGHRYDRSGHASKMGISVGGNYENRIYVGAGLNFHSANFDQYDYYQGIYDSDGKTEIYDKQFTPYSENSTGFSASLGIIGRVSNQFRLGASIETPTWWNIDRVYTQYTPNANDNNIQSIDNYRESRNFRSPMKATLSAAFVPSKSFAFNVDYTVGLSKPHFEENTSINRDLNQFFDQNSKSQSEVRLGAEYRLEGFRLRAGYAFASNPFDSQTIAAFQNNGNMGNSTFSNLYVGKRNIAGVGIGYDFKSFYIDAAYQNVNYKYDNAFASGDYATYDSSNHGVIVSNDAAIVSEVKNQQNNIFITLGYRF from the coding sequence ATGAAAAATAAATTAGCTTTAGTTCTCAGTATTTCTGCTGCTATGTATCTTCAAGCACAGCAAGGAAATTCCTATTGGGATTTCACAGAAATCAGAAACTCTTCAGATGTATATGGCAACAATTTAGAATTCAATTCAGCTCGTTCAGTAGGAATGGCTGGGGCACTTGGGGCTTTAGGTGGGGATATTGCTTCAACCACAATTAACCCAGCAGGTGTAGGAGTTGCTATTGCTGGAGACTTCCAAGGGACTATTGGTTTTCAATCCAACAAAAATACTTCTAACTTAGCAGGAAGCTCTTCTATGCTAAAAGACAATAATACACGACTAAGCCAAATAGGTGGAATCATCGCCTTCCCTGTCAATAGCAATAAGTGGAAATTTGTTAATTTAGGAGTTAATTACATCAATAAAGATTTATCAAATCAAGTGCTAACACCTGGTAACCATAATATCTATAGTGATGTAGACTGGACAGACCAAAACGGAAATATTGTACACGATAAACTAATGTATAACGGTCACCGTTATGATAGAAGTGGCCATGCCTCTAAAATGGGAATTAGCGTAGGTGGAAATTATGAAAACCGCATCTATGTTGGTGCAGGACTTAACTTCCATAGTGCAAACTTCGATCAATACGACTACTACCAAGGCATCTATGATTCTGATGGAAAAACCGAAATCTACGACAAACAATTTACCCCTTACTCTGAAAACTCAACAGGTTTTTCAGCTTCCTTAGGGATTATTGGTAGGGTAAGCAATCAATTCCGCTTAGGAGCTTCTATAGAAACCCCAACTTGGTGGAATATCGATAGAGTGTACACGCAATACACTCCTAATGCAAATGACAACAATATCCAAAGTATTGATAACTACAGAGAGAGCAGAAACTTCAGATCCCCAATGAAAGCCACTTTAAGTGCAGCTTTTGTTCCTAGCAAATCTTTTGCCTTCAACGTAGATTATACAGTGGGCTTATCTAAACCTCATTTTGAAGAAAACACTAGCATCAATAGAGATCTAAATCAATTTTTCGATCAAAACTCTAAAAGCCAATCTGAAGTAAGATTAGGAGCTGAGTATCGTTTAGAAGGCTTCAGACTAAGAGCTGGATATGCATTTGCAAGCAACCCTTTTGATAGCCAAACAATTGCTGCCTTCCAAAATAACGGAAACATGGGCAACAGTACATTTAGCAACTTATACGTTGGTAAAAGAAATATTGCAGGAGTAGGTATTGGTTATGACTTTAAATCTTTCTACATCGATGCGGCTTATCAAAATGTAAATTACAAGTACGACAATGCTTTTGCTTCTGGTGACTATGCTACTTATGACTCTAGTAATCATGGAGTAATCGTAAGTAATGATGCTGCTATTGTTTCAGAAGTTAAAAACCAACAAAACAATATTTTCATCACTTTAGGGTATAGATTTTAA
- a CDS encoding vitellogenin ii, translated as MKNKTLTKIGNLLKNKALLSIAAASLLMSCGSYMGVYSETDGAYYDPSQDTMPQYNQNMAGNQVGDYYDYGNSSEYDETEYYDTGIVEQGQYNQESKKNKYKNWGNTSNASWGNQQSDSDWGYFTGTNTYYSNWGMSNYWYSPFYSPYYYGYPGFYGGWGYPSWRFGWSFSFGWGSSYWGWNNPYYGYYNPYWGGYYGGWGYPYYYPGYWGHNYYYRSIPYNNRNKDILLRNQNNGFGSRNNQTFNNQQNRNNGFRNNGFNSQQNRNNNGFRNSSGFGTRNNNVRPSQPQVRPPQNWSRPSDSGFRNNSFNNGGFRSGGFSSGSSSSGGGFRSGGGGFSGRR; from the coding sequence ATGAAAAATAAAACTCTTACTAAAATAGGCAACTTACTTAAAAACAAAGCTTTATTAAGTATTGCCGCTGCTAGCCTACTAATGTCTTGTGGCAGTTATATGGGGGTATATTCTGAAACAGACGGGGCTTATTATGACCCTAGTCAAGACACCATGCCTCAGTATAACCAAAATATGGCTGGCAACCAAGTTGGTGATTACTATGACTATGGTAATTCATCTGAATATGATGAAACTGAATACTATGATACTGGCATTGTAGAACAAGGCCAATACAACCAAGAAAGCAAGAAAAACAAATATAAAAACTGGGGAAATACCTCTAATGCTTCTTGGGGCAACCAACAATCCGACTCCGATTGGGGATACTTTACGGGAACCAATACTTACTATAGCAATTGGGGAATGAGCAACTATTGGTACTCTCCTTTCTATTCTCCATACTACTATGGTTATCCAGGATTCTATGGAGGATGGGGCTATCCATCTTGGAGGTTTGGGTGGAGTTTTAGCTTTGGTTGGGGAAGTTCTTATTGGGGATGGAACAACCCTTACTATGGATATTACAACCCTTATTGGGGAGGATATTATGGAGGATGGGGATACCCATATTACTACCCAGGATATTGGGGACACAACTACTATTACAGAAGTATTCCTTACAACAATAGAAATAAGGATATCCTGTTAAGAAACCAAAACAATGGGTTCGGTAGTAGAAATAACCAAACCTTCAACAACCAACAAAACCGAAACAATGGATTTAGAAACAACGGGTTTAACAGTCAGCAGAACCGAAATAACAATGGTTTCAGAAATAGTTCAGGTTTTGGAACAAGAAATAACAATGTAAGACCTTCACAACCACAGGTAAGACCTCCACAAAACTGGAGTAGACCTAGTGATAGCGGTTTCAGAAATAATAGCTTCAATAACGGTGGATTCCGTTCTGGAGGCTTCAGCTCTGGAAGTAGCAGTTCAGGTGGTGGATTCCGTTCTGGAGGTGGCGGTTTCAGTGGAAGAAGATAA
- the proS gene encoding proline--tRNA ligase — MAKLTSRAEDYSKWYNELVVKADLAENSGVRGCMVIKPYGYAIWEKMRDEMDRMFKETGHQNAYFPIFVPKSLFEAEEKNAEGFAKECAVVTHYRLKSDPNNPQKLIVDPEAKLEEELIVRPTSEAIIWNTYKNWIQSHRDLPILINQWANVVRWEMRTRLFLRTAEFLWQEGHTAHATREEAIEETEKMLEVYADFAERFMAIPVIKGFKTETERFAGADETYCIEAMMQDGKALQAGTSHFLGQNFSKAFDVKFTNREGKQEHPWATSWGTSTRLMGALIMTHSDDHGLVLPPTLAPIPVVVVPIHRTEEQLAAIGDVADDLIAKLKAKGIYVKYDDRNEYKPGWKFAEYELKGVPVRVAIGPKDLENQTVEVARRDTLTKEIVPIDGLDLYIENLLQEIQKNIFQKAKDYRDEHITKVDTYEEFKRVLEEKGGFISAHWDGTAEEEEQIKNETKATIRCIPLDAEEEEGISLLTGKPSKKRVLFAKAY; from the coding sequence ATGGCAAAGTTAACTTCAAGAGCTGAAGATTACAGTAAGTGGTACAACGAGTTAGTTGTAAAGGCAGATTTAGCCGAAAACTCAGGAGTTAGAGGTTGTATGGTGATTAAACCATACGGCTATGCAATCTGGGAAAAAATGAGAGACGAAATGGACAGAATGTTCAAAGAAACTGGTCACCAGAATGCATATTTCCCCATCTTTGTCCCGAAAAGCCTTTTTGAAGCAGAAGAGAAAAATGCTGAAGGATTTGCAAAAGAATGTGCAGTAGTTACCCACTATCGTTTGAAATCAGATCCTAATAATCCTCAGAAGCTTATCGTAGATCCTGAAGCTAAATTGGAAGAGGAACTTATTGTTAGACCTACTTCAGAAGCTATTATTTGGAATACTTATAAGAACTGGATTCAGTCTCATAGAGATTTACCGATATTAATTAACCAATGGGCAAATGTTGTACGTTGGGAGATGAGAACACGTCTTTTCCTTCGTACTGCAGAATTCTTATGGCAGGAAGGGCATACAGCTCATGCTACAAGAGAAGAGGCGATTGAGGAAACTGAGAAAATGCTGGAAGTATATGCTGATTTTGCAGAAAGATTTATGGCTATTCCTGTAATTAAAGGATTTAAAACCGAAACAGAAAGATTTGCAGGAGCAGATGAAACCTACTGTATAGAAGCAATGATGCAAGATGGTAAAGCTTTACAGGCAGGTACCTCTCACTTCTTAGGTCAAAATTTCTCGAAGGCTTTTGATGTTAAATTCACCAATAGAGAAGGAAAGCAAGAACATCCATGGGCTACCTCATGGGGAACTTCAACTCGTTTAATGGGTGCTTTAATTATGACTCACTCAGATGACCACGGTTTAGTATTGCCTCCAACATTGGCTCCAATCCCAGTAGTTGTGGTTCCTATCCATAGGACAGAAGAGCAATTAGCAGCAATAGGAGATGTGGCAGATGATTTAATTGCAAAACTAAAAGCAAAAGGCATCTATGTGAAATACGATGATAGAAACGAATACAAACCAGGATGGAAGTTTGCAGAGTATGAGTTGAAAGGTGTACCTGTACGTGTTGCCATCGGCCCTAAAGATTTAGAAAACCAAACGGTTGAAGTAGCAAGAAGAGATACTTTAACAAAAGAGATCGTTCCTATAGACGGTTTGGATTTATACATCGAAAATCTACTTCAGGAGATTCAAAAAAATATCTTCCAAAAAGCAAAAGACTATCGTGATGAGCATATTACGAAAGTAGATACTTATGAAGAATTTAAAAGAGTATTGGAAGAAAAAGGAGGCTTTATCTCTGCACACTGGGATGGTACGGCAGAAGAAGAAGAGCAAATTAAGAATGAGACCAAAGCAACAATCCGTTGTATTCCTTTAGACGCGGAGGAAGAAGAAGGTATTTCTTTACTTACAGGAAAACCTTCTAAGAAGAGAGTTCTTTTTGCAAAAGCATATTAA